caaacacctgggaccagcagtagtcgtccaggtccaagtagaaccgatgatagttttagatggagttctccattggacttaggtgaagatcatagaacatggagtgctcccatgttcaccaaagaggatatagaggcctcacatcaacatcattcctcaaccagcaaagctttaggagaattgcaccttgggaagttctttcagaacaagcttgaattgaaaaccaaagcatcaatatttgcgatgaagaataattttgagtttatggtgaagaaatctgggactgatgtgtggtacattacctgcaaggatcctgattgtggttggagattgaggggtaagaaaaaaatgtgatctgaaatgttcgagattactgtatacaacgaagtacacacttgctcacaagaaattcgagataaggaccaccatcaagcatcaccgtgggttgttgggcacctaatcaagaggaaatttgctaccgatggtactcggtacatggaaaacaacataagggaggacatgaagcaccattttggggtcgaaatgagctatgagaaggcgtggagatgcagagaaaaggctcttatgtatgtcagagggacacctgaggaatcatactccaagttacatggatacctgtgtcagttggagcataagaacccaggtacaattactgattttgtagcagaagatggtcgtttcttgtattgcttcttttccctcggtgtttctaggcgtGGCTTCCAGTACTAtcgtcctgtaatttgtgtggatggtacattcttgaagaataagtatggtggccacatgctctgtgttgttgcgttggatgcgaacaaccagttgtttccaattgcgtttgcattggtggacagtgagaaccataactcttggacttatttcatgagaaaattgaaggaagccataggggacgtcgagaaccttgcttttgtatcggacaggcataaaatcattaatcatgctttggagcttgtgttcccagatgcgtatcacggtgcatgttatcatcatatctgtatgaatgttgtggcaaaattcaaaattgaccacgtgcaagacatcatggggtgtgcagcgtacgcatttcgaagaacagaatttcacaagttctttgacaagattaaggtaattgatccgcccattgctcaatatctagagggaattggctttgaaaggtggagtagcacttattttcctggtaaccgatacaatatcatgacgagtaactacgcagaaagctttaacaataagaccaaggaggcaaggagctttccagtcgccacttttcttaaattcataagattcactcttcagtcttggtttgcagatagacgtgaaagaactgcaaaagcaacaactgtgttatcacctgagatggaaaaggatttgaagcaaataggtgataaagcaatttttttagatgtccaagtccttggtcatcatgaatttcttgtggttgatggtaatggtgatggtgaggtgaacttggccacaaaatcatgctcttgtggcatgttccaaaccagTGGCGGACGGAGTGTGTAACGAGTGGGGTCAACTGACCCCAGTGAACTTTTATAAATTACATGTACATATgttaatatttttgtaatattttaagtattttaataattaaatgtaTTGACCCCactaaaatatttatattttcttttttcttttttaagatTTTATAGTTCTGTTTATTTATTTCAAACTTTACCACATGTACTTTGTTTTTAATTCATGAGAATattattcatatatatttttgttaatggatgttttttttttttaattttttttttaccccAGTAAAAATATATTCTAAGTCCGCCCTTGTTCCAAACCATTGAgataccctgtgtacatgcttttgctgcagccagaaaaagaagcataaacatttactcattgtgttccccttactatagaattgaggcattgaaggacacttataaagatactatttaccctgttgggaacgaggatgaatgggtaatccctgatcacatcagagatacggttgtcggcgtccccgttgagaaaactcctgtaggaaggcccaggaagcagaaagtgggtaggcgaaagacaaatcgctatgcttcacgcggggaaaagattgtcaagccacgtaagtgtagcagatgtggtggtagtgggcacaataggaagtcatgtaaggctaggatttaaaatattgtcctatgtaattatttaattgattttgctgcatttattatatggagtacttcttctaatactttgttggtttggatgtcgaggcagacacattatgtgaatttaatacttttttatttaataactttttcaaaaaatattgtttgataaaaaataatatacaaaactaactatatgctatactatacaagatgtgtaagacaaaaatgtaaagagcatcacagggacaaattctgatagaataggtccacataccacttggtcctgaaatgctgaatgttctcatcgataacggtatcgagtggtagcctgacgaccagatgctcgatatgtttgatggcaaacataccacaatccccactgcatataatcgattttgtgtcaatagaagataaaaataactttaattttcagatttcaaaatacactaattaaataggggaataccttgtcttagtctgaggacactcctctgGAGGAATACGACAACATGAAAAAGGCTTTGCATTCTGCTCAGGATATACCTGGAGGTCatcatggtcgtcaaacatgccagaacaccataacaacgaaggcaacaataagcaccaaggcttgatcgctTCCTCCATCAGATTAGGACTGAGCAcactatggttggaatcataaatgttgatgcaccacgttggaatggagacttcaatggcgatccaatgtgcgactttctcgacgtgcaaggaaaaatatacttcactcacatttttccatgatacaaggaattgattatcatctcccttcaacattctcagcacttcgtcgtcccatgtatacttagtttcggtctctctgaaatgattccaacgacctagccacacctgggggaaggtggtattcatgatcgcagcatcctgccgaaatgcaacatggtaaaagtggcgtcggcggcgtagcatgtgcaaagcggcatcaatatgctaaaaaacatgaaaattcgttagtaccaccaatatattttaagattgaattgaaaacatgaatgtaatttacataccgaatcccaaagccaagtctggactatgtgcaactgcaagaaccatgccacaccgtgtGTCCCAGTATGGATGTTCCGGTCTCTCTTATTGTCGATCTtcccgatgatccacttatggaagctcttcacctgctgtgggtcacacttccttagtggttcagcaactagcccaTGTTTATCTAGTCTGATCTTCtttgttgggtcggtgaagtcatcaaaacgcttgggcctgcgtttcttcctgacaacttcaaggacagctgcctcctcgggctgcagtactcgtacactgggactaTCAGCATCACTGGCATCCTCGGAATCTgattcccactgttctcaccgaacttactcaCGAGAtaaggcatggcctcaaaagcccagtaaagaagcgcgggtgcatagcaattgaaactatacttcgcctccttctgttttttgcttgacccctctttcttcttctcctcgtagtgtttcaattgcttcttcatgtcttTCTGAACTCCTTTGCTAACATTCTTAAATGaaaacttcccccatggatacttgaaaaagtaatcaatatgctcaaccatcctcagggaatctccccatatcgtcgttgtcttctctggggcattcagtaccccctctatcaaatagcacaaacccagcttaaatgcatcttctgggtttgtggaggccttcaatgcatcttccaactgaccaaaactaaccttcgaatcaccattacAATATTTCTGGATGATctgatcacttgaaagatgctctttcaactcatctagggacggtgatttcccaaaatgTTGCCCGGTAACTAGGGAaaactctgcaataccaaatctacacagagtgttgcccaggtagaactgaccctcttcaggcttcttgCTTTCTACCTTACGCAACATTAGTTGATGAagcagaaccccagaaaaactaaacggCTTTGCCTTAAAGAACTatcccaacgggcatgcctgtgcccattcaataagaccatgcctctgaaactactctataagggtatccaagtaggcactacccctataagtgacacggctaggaaagtgcttctccaacggcacaataaggtcaggcatctggaaaaaaaacaaaaaaaaatgttaaaaatgtaaaacaatctggtcACTATCGAGGCAGTTACTATCGAGCcctatcgagtcccatcgaggcagAAACTGTCTAgtcttatcgaggcctatcgaggtgggttctaaaaatcacaaagaataatatcatcgggttactatcgagtcttatcgaggcctatcgaggtaaggCCTAAAAAATCCCAAAGTCTCGTagtatcgagtcctatcgaggcctatcgattcctatcgaggtaggtcctaaaaatcccaaagccttgtatcatcgagtcctatcaagGTAGGTCCTATAAATCCCAAAGCcccgtatcatcgagtcctatcgaggtataGGCTAAAATTTCTATAAGCCTAAAATTtcatcgagtcccatcgaggcctatcgaggcacagtCAAATCCAGTCCCTATCctatactatcgagtcctatcgatttctatTGAGTTGCATGAAAAATATcgaaaaaaaacccagatttcttcattccccagccccgatctatcctatgaacaaaaatcaacaaaaaaaaccaggcacatacacatattgcaaattaaaaacgaaatccctcaccttcgctttctttggGGTTGTTTCCTAAAAGTTTGGTCGGCTTGCTTGACGTTTTCTCATTCCCCTTCTCCGATCGTCAACTCCAACCCTTTGGGAGCCCTTGttcgtggtcgtggaagacaatgatGGTTGGGTTCTACAGATtcaatcgaggcctatcgatttcaAAGTTTGCTTGGTTCGGGAATTTGGGAGAGAATACGGAGAGTTTGAGAATTAtgccaagggtattttgggtagtaacgtcATTAGTAGCACAAAAACGAGAGTCATATAGGGATAGAGTATTTTTTAAATGTagtcacttattgcattaaaactcaaatttcccttttataATAATGCTAAATTTAATCCATATTATAAATTTTAATaaccaataaaaaaattatatcaaatggattttctaaattttaattaaaattttgactaGGTCATTGGGCCAATTCAATTCAACTTTTCACATATCCAATAAATTTCTCTTAGGCTGGTTTGGATGTTCAAGACCGTGTGTATGGGTTTAAACTTGATTTAAACCCCACCTTTGTAAGACTTAACTACACGTACAGAAAGTAAAGAGAACAAAACATACAGAAGCAAATCAACCAATAGCACAGAAAGATGTTTAGATTGTAATGTCAATTGAATACattatttttattatcaatatTATACATGCATCTAAAAGAGAACCCATTCTTAATGAGAAAACCACAAATTTGATCAGATCAGAGCTAAGATACACCCCTTTGGGAAGGAAATATTTCAAATTACAACACCCAGTTTGGGAgaagagaaaaaataataataaacaaatataatataattaaaaaatacataatcTTTTTGATGATCTAAATTTTCCTCTCTGGTTGTTTAACCTAATAGTAGTAATAACTTCTTCCTCCTGCCCAGAATTTGTGGGCCTTTCCTCCTTGCATCTATCTGAATAATAATAATGTCTTCAAATAATGAATAAGCAGtaagtttatgaaaaagattaatTTGGTGAGGAGAAGCATAGAAGCAAGTATTCTTAATACTCATGCCACCATCTGCTCCTGCTCTATGTACAGCTGCTCCACCCATGGTGGAAGTACTTCACGAACCCCCTTGTTGAGATTATAGTGCTGCTGCTTCCCAGCATCAAACAGGCCAGACCTCTCAGTGGATACATCCTTGACAAGGGAATTGACCCAAGACACATCTGGTTCATCTATGGTTGATGGCCTCAATGCTGCTGTGGCAGTTCCACCATTGCTGTTTCGGAACCCAAAAGAAGCAGACTTTCTCAGCTTATTCAACTCATCCCCTTGAACTGCCCAATCCAGTTTCCCATTGGGTGAGCTCCAATCTGATAAACTAGATGAAGACATCATAGATGCCGAGTTGGCAGCTGTTGTGTAGCCCAGGTGTGTGGCTGCACCGCGGTCTATAAAGCTCTGGCTTCGCTTGGCAAAGGCAGAAGACCTTGAGTTCATAACTGCTGCCGCCATAGAACCGGCCGAGTCAAACCCAAAAGTCGTGGGCTTCCTCACAGGAGAGGATGACATGGTGGTTGGGTAGCTTCCACGAAGTTGGTTCATGTTTTGGCGAATCTGATGCCCGGTTGGAGATTGCAACTGGGTTTGTGTTGAGGCTTTTAATGAAAATCCCTGCATTTGAGACAAAACAGAAGGATCGAGGGATCCAAATAAATCGTCAAGGTTAGATTGCTTTGAGTATGAGGGTGAGGAGAGACGAGATATCTCATCCAATAAAAACTGCTGCTGTTGGTTGGCGTGACTTTCCAGCCCAAGCATCTCCATCTCCAACCCCAAATCTCTAGCACACAAAGCAGTCTTTAATCGGCTACCAGGGAGCTGAAGAGCAGGTGGGGTGTGGTTAGCTTTGTTCTGCCACAACCCTCCA
This genomic interval from Humulus lupulus chromosome 8, drHumLupu1.1, whole genome shotgun sequence contains the following:
- the LOC133798262 gene encoding uncharacterized protein LOC133798262, whose amino-acid sequence is MLRRRRHFYHVAFRQDAAIMNTTFPQVWLGRWNHFRETETKYTWDDEVLRMLKGDDNQFLVSWKNVSEVYFSLHVEKVAHWIAIEVSIPTWCINIYDSNHSVLSPNLMEEAIKPWCLLLPSLLWCSGMFDDHDDLQVYPEQNAKPFSCCRIPPEECPQTKTSGDCGMFAIKHIEHLVVRLPLDTVIDENIQHFRTKWYVDLFYQNLSL